One Coffea arabica cultivar ET-39 chromosome 5c, Coffea Arabica ET-39 HiFi, whole genome shotgun sequence DNA window includes the following coding sequences:
- the LOC113687700 gene encoding early nodulin-like protein 6 yields MASSAITTAQVLKNAILWPLSVASIMAVLVSSFQFQVGGEEGWVKPTGNQTEAYNHWATRHRFHIGDSVYFRYEEDSVLVVSSSDYENCRTSHPISKFDDGNTVFQFERSGLFYFISGQPGHCKSGQRLVIRVMHPSEEVEPPQAAPSPAAPNPNGGGGEDIWDNSNNWGPPALNSTDKLTVASYFMTFLGGVIVFLYWLM; encoded by the exons ATGGCTTCTTCAGCAATAACTACCGCCCAAGTCTTGAAAAATGCCATATTATGGCCCCTATCTGTTGCCTCTATAATGGCTGTCTTGGTATCTTCGTTCCAGTTCCAAGTCGGGGGTGAGGAAGGCTGGGTCAAACCAACAGGAAACCAGACCGAAGCATATAACCACTGGGCTACCAGACACAGATTCCACATTGGAGATTCTGTTT ACTTCAGGTATGAAGAGGACTCGGTGCTGGTAGTCAGCTCCAGTGACTATGAAAACTGCAGAACATCGCATCCAATTTCCAAGTTTGACGACGGGAACACCGTCTTCCAATTTGAAAGATCCGGGCTCTTTTATTTCATCAGCGGGCAGCCAGGCCACTGCAAATCCGGCCAAAGGCTCGTCATTCGAGTGATGCACCCCTCCGAAGAAGTTGAGCCCCCTCAAGCTGCTCCATCACCGGCTGCACCCAATCCAAATGGTGGCGGAGGAGAAGATATTTGGGACAACTCCAACAACTGGGGGCCGCCCGCGCTTAATTCTACTGACAAGCTCACTGTTGCATCGTACTTCATGACGTTTCTTGGAGGCGTCATCGTTTTTCTGTATTGGTTGATGTAG
- the LOC113687699 gene encoding uncharacterized protein, with protein MRAPPFADDINGEMVPPNFKLPNLHTYDGRGDPENHLRAFISAFRLYCVPDVVICRAFPIFLHGTARKWFWSLEPRSISSLDELIDRFIHRFVSSRPITKTSAYLLNLQQGQGESLRSYVQRFNEENVQIPDQNEQVTIAAFTNGLVAGIFNTEIHRDYPPTLRELWERVDQGIRNEEVNRMKREAQASRTGQDPRRRKDTGRGEPGPSGTSNQFRDRRSVFDRIVKGRSSTSDAELTPLNSSRSHVLAVMRQNHLGQTPLEIPGRRDRRNSNLYCAYHRDVGHETEDCNDLKREIENLIRQGYLKQFVRKDGTFNRSASHRESRGPRREDRRDTKFQCRGPKDRKEEKRPPRDGSPGYDPNIAGVINTIAGGPTGGDSQNSRKRTYRQTGMDVAEPSSRLSELITYGPRDPVPAVSSNHETLVIEVLTNNYIVEKVYVDLDSSVDVLYYRTFESLKLTREQLTPVRTPLVGFGGHVVHSEGMVTLMVTIGRHPRCRTVLVSFAVVKPNSPYNMLIGRPTLNTLRAVYSTYHLSFKFPTSEGVAEVSSDVGAARECYLATIQAAVTPRPSPRSEEKRPAVLSIDCIDPQKAGEPNRLEPGDEVEQVVLDEAKPDK; from the coding sequence ATGAGAGCTCCGCCCTTCGCTGATGACATCAATGGGGAAATGGTGCCCCCGAACTTTAAACTTCCAAACTTGCACACCTATGACGGTCGAGGTGACCCCGAGAATCACCTCCGCGCCTTCATATCCGCTTTCCGGCTCTACTGCGTCCCCGACGTCGTGATCTGTCGCGCTTTCCCCATCTTCCTACATGGGACTGCCCGGAAGTGGTTCTGGAGTTTAGAACCGAGAAGCATTTCCTCCCTGGATGAGCTGATAGACCGGTTCATCCACCGTTTTGTGTCGTCTCGACCAATCACCAAGACTTCGGCTTACCTCTTGAACCTGCAACAGGGTCAGGGCGAGTCACTTCGCTCGTATGTTCAGAGGTTCAACGAGGAGAATGTGCAGATACCTGATCAGAACGAGCAGGTAACCATCGCTGCCTTCACCAATGGGTTAGTGGCAGGGATCTTCAACACCGAAATCCATCGGGATTACCCCCCTACACTTCGGGAACTCTGGGAAAGAGTGGACCAGGGAATCCGAAATGAGGAAGTAAATCGCATGAAGCGAGAAGCCCAAGCATCTCGTACGGGGCAAGATCCCCGGAGGAGGAAAGACACCGGTCGAGGTGAACCAGGCCCAAGTGGCACTTCAAACCAGTTCCGGGACCGCCGGAGTGTCTTCGATCGGATAGTGAAAGGCAGATCGTCCACCTCGGACGCCGAGCTGACACCGCTCAATTCCAGCCGGTCTCACGTCTTGGCGGTGATGAGGCAAAATCACCTCggccaaactcctcttgagatCCCGGGGAGAAGGGATAGGAGGAACTCCAACCTCTATTGTGCCTACCACCGAGATGTTGGGCACGAGACCGAAGATTGCAATGATTTGAAACGAGAAATTGAGAACTTGATCCGCCAAGGATACTTGAAGCAGTTTGTCCGCAAGGATGGAACTTTCAACCGAAGCGCCTCCCACCGGGAGAGCCGAGGACCCCGCCGAGAAGACAGGCGGGACACAAAATTTCAATGCCGAGGTCCCAAGGACCGTAAGGAAGAAAAGAGGCCTCCACGCGACGGATCGCCAGGCTACGACCCAAACATCGCCGGGGTGATCAACACGATCGCGGGTGGCCCAACGGGGGGAGACAGTCAGAACTCTCGGAAACGGACATACCGCCAGACCGGTATGGATGTGGCCGAGCCGAGCTCTAGGCTATCCGAGTTGATAACCTATGGTCCCCGTGACCCTGTCCCCGCCGTCTCCAGCAACCACGAGACCCTTGTGATCGAAGTCCTTACCAACAATTACATAGTCGAAAAGGTCTATGTTGACCTCGACAGCTCGGTAGATGTCCTGTACTATCGAACTTTCGAGAGTTTGAAGCTGACCCGGGAGCAACTCACTCCGGTCAGAACCCCCCTCGTCGGCTTCGGGGGACACGTCGTCCACTCGGAGGGTATGGTGACCTTGATGGTGACTATCGGGCGCCATCCCCGCTGCCGAACCGTGCTTGTCAGCTTTGCGGTGGTCAAACCAAACTCTCCTTACAACATGCTGATAGGCCGACCCACGCTCAATACCTTGAGAGCTGTGTACTCTACCTACCATCTGAGTTTCAAGTTTCCAACGTCAGAGggggtggccgaggtgagcaGCGACGTGGGCGCCGCCCGGGAATGCTACCTCGCCACCATTCAAGCAGCAGTCACACCCCGGCCCTCACCGAGGTCAGAAGAAAAGAGGCCAGCGGTCCTCTCCATAGACTGCATCGACCCTCAGAAGGCAGGAGAGCCCAACAGGCTTGAGCCCGGGGATGAGGTGGAACAAGTGGTCTTGGATGAAGCGAAACCTGACAAGTAG
- the LOC113690691 gene encoding uncharacterized protein isoform X1, which yields MKVQQHPHPRNYLANRSKIEFSMLPQALSVPVLNSSQLLSASALIGTTTKRVMLAKKTRQSNSATTSTRKTGPFNPTSKTQKLNVEVSPHRAVSAVRLMRIELGGAFADLLNEQGKGSGDNEMRYVERTLGFRTRDLDDRDLRLVTDIVGGTIRWRRYLDHLILSLCHDEDTFRGMEPLLLQILRIGFYEIVKLEMPPYAVVDENVRLAKVALRPGAGNLVNGILRKLVLLKESNTLPSPKVEGDDRQQARALATIYSHPVWMVRRWIKFLGHEEAIRLMIWNNRDPTFNLRANISKGFRRADLIEQLEKLKVPHDISPHLDDFVRIKTGMQIVIQAGLLKDGFCSVQDESAGLVVSIVDPQPGESILDCCAAPGGKTLFLASCLYGKGMVTAVDINKGRLRILKETAKKHQVQNVVTAVHADLRTFAENNHVMYDKVLLDAPCSGLGVLSKRADLRWNRRLEDMEQLKALQDELLDSASVLVKPGGLLIYSTCSTDLEENEQRVASFLLRHPEFVVDTADGYVPHEFVAENGFYHCNPVKHSLDGAFAARLIRSY from the exons ATGAAGGTACAGCAGCATCCTCACCCTCGGAATTACCTCGCAAACAGGAGCAAGATTGAATTTTCAATGCTGCCACAAGCGCTTTCAGTCCCAGTACTCAATTCTTCACAACTTCTCTCAGCTTCTGCATTAATTGGTACGACTACTAAGAGAGTGATGTTAGCCAAAAAAACTCGACAATCCAACTCAGCAACAACTTCTACTCGCAAAACTG GTCCTTTCAATCCTACAAGCAAGACCCAGAAGCTAAATGTGGAAGTTTCACCTCACAGAGCTG TGTCTGCTGTTAGGTTGATGCGAATAGAGCTTGGTGGTGCTTTTGCTGACCTATTGAATGAGCAAGGAAAGGGTTCGGGGGATAATGAGATGCGGTATGTTGAAAGGACTCTTGGATTTCGCACTCGAGACTTGGATGATAGGGATTTGAGACTG GTTACCGACATTGTGGGAGGCACCATTCGCTGGAGAAGATATCTTGATCATCTGATTCTTTCATTATGCCATGATGAAGACACATTTAGAGGCATGGAGCCTCTTCTTTTACAG ATTCTTCGAATTGGTTTCTATGAAATCGTGAAGTTAGAAATGCCCCCATATGCTGTTGTGGATGAG AATGTGAGACTGGCCAAGGTCGCCCTCAGACCTGGTGCTGGTAACTTGGTCAATGGAATTCTGAGAAAGCTAGTTTTACTCAAG GAAAGTAACACCCTTCCTTCACCAAAAGTGGAGGGTGATGATCGTCAGCAAGCACGTGCTCTTGCGACTATTTATTCTCATCCAGTT TGGATGGTCAGACGCTGGATAAAATTTCTTGGGCATGAAGAAGCAATTAGATTAATGATATGGAACAACAGAGATCCTACTTTCAATCTGAG GGCAAACATTAGTAAAGGTTTTCGAAGGGCTGACCTTATAGAACAGCTTGAAAAGTTGAAG GTTCCACATGACATTTCTCCACACTTGGATGATTTTGTCCGCATCAAAACTGGGATGCAG ATTGTTATACAAGCTGGATTGCTTAAAGATGGTTTTTGTTCTGTCCAAGATGAGAGTGCTG GACTGGTTGTTTCCATTGTCGATCCACAACCTGGTGAGAGCATTCTAGATTGTTGTGCTGCTCCAGGAGGAAAAACACTTTTCTTGGCATCCTGTTTATATGGAAAAG GTATGGTAACTGCAGTTGACATAAATAAGGGGCGTCTGCGAATCCTTAAAGAGACTGCAAAAAAGCATCAAGTTCAGAATGTTGTTACTGCTGTTCATGCTGATCTCCGAACATTTGCC GAGAATAACCATGTCATGTATGACAAAGTTCTTCTGGATGCACCTTGTTCCGGATTGGGTGTGCTCTCTAAG AGAGCGGATTTGCGCTGGAATAGGCGGTTGGAAGACATGGAACAACTTAAAGCTTTGCAAGATGAACTTCTTGATTCAGCTTCAGT GTTGGTGAAACCTGGTGGACTTCTAATATACAGCACCTGTTCCACTGATCTGGAAGAGAATGAGCAGAGAGTTGCTTCGTTTCTTCTCAGGCATCCA GAATTTGTTGTAGATACAGCTGACGGATATGTACCTCATGAGTTTGTCGCTGAAAATGGCTTTTATCACTGTAATCCTGTAAAGCATTCACTTGATGGAGCATTTGCAGCTCGTCTTATTCGATCTTATTGA
- the LOC113690691 gene encoding uncharacterized protein isoform X2, translating to MRIELGGAFADLLNEQGKGSGDNEMRYVERTLGFRTRDLDDRDLRLVTDIVGGTIRWRRYLDHLILSLCHDEDTFRGMEPLLLQILRIGFYEIVKLEMPPYAVVDENVRLAKVALRPGAGNLVNGILRKLVLLKESNTLPSPKVEGDDRQQARALATIYSHPVWMVRRWIKFLGHEEAIRLMIWNNRDPTFNLRANISKGFRRADLIEQLEKLKVPHDISPHLDDFVRIKTGMQIVIQAGLLKDGFCSVQDESAGLVVSIVDPQPGESILDCCAAPGGKTLFLASCLYGKGMVTAVDINKGRLRILKETAKKHQVQNVVTAVHADLRTFAENNHVMYDKVLLDAPCSGLGVLSKRADLRWNRRLEDMEQLKALQDELLDSASVLVKPGGLLIYSTCSTDLEENEQRVASFLLRHPEFVVDTADGYVPHEFVAENGFYHCNPVKHSLDGAFAARLIRSY from the exons ATGCGAATAGAGCTTGGTGGTGCTTTTGCTGACCTATTGAATGAGCAAGGAAAGGGTTCGGGGGATAATGAGATGCGGTATGTTGAAAGGACTCTTGGATTTCGCACTCGAGACTTGGATGATAGGGATTTGAGACTG GTTACCGACATTGTGGGAGGCACCATTCGCTGGAGAAGATATCTTGATCATCTGATTCTTTCATTATGCCATGATGAAGACACATTTAGAGGCATGGAGCCTCTTCTTTTACAG ATTCTTCGAATTGGTTTCTATGAAATCGTGAAGTTAGAAATGCCCCCATATGCTGTTGTGGATGAG AATGTGAGACTGGCCAAGGTCGCCCTCAGACCTGGTGCTGGTAACTTGGTCAATGGAATTCTGAGAAAGCTAGTTTTACTCAAG GAAAGTAACACCCTTCCTTCACCAAAAGTGGAGGGTGATGATCGTCAGCAAGCACGTGCTCTTGCGACTATTTATTCTCATCCAGTT TGGATGGTCAGACGCTGGATAAAATTTCTTGGGCATGAAGAAGCAATTAGATTAATGATATGGAACAACAGAGATCCTACTTTCAATCTGAG GGCAAACATTAGTAAAGGTTTTCGAAGGGCTGACCTTATAGAACAGCTTGAAAAGTTGAAG GTTCCACATGACATTTCTCCACACTTGGATGATTTTGTCCGCATCAAAACTGGGATGCAG ATTGTTATACAAGCTGGATTGCTTAAAGATGGTTTTTGTTCTGTCCAAGATGAGAGTGCTG GACTGGTTGTTTCCATTGTCGATCCACAACCTGGTGAGAGCATTCTAGATTGTTGTGCTGCTCCAGGAGGAAAAACACTTTTCTTGGCATCCTGTTTATATGGAAAAG GTATGGTAACTGCAGTTGACATAAATAAGGGGCGTCTGCGAATCCTTAAAGAGACTGCAAAAAAGCATCAAGTTCAGAATGTTGTTACTGCTGTTCATGCTGATCTCCGAACATTTGCC GAGAATAACCATGTCATGTATGACAAAGTTCTTCTGGATGCACCTTGTTCCGGATTGGGTGTGCTCTCTAAG AGAGCGGATTTGCGCTGGAATAGGCGGTTGGAAGACATGGAACAACTTAAAGCTTTGCAAGATGAACTTCTTGATTCAGCTTCAGT GTTGGTGAAACCTGGTGGACTTCTAATATACAGCACCTGTTCCACTGATCTGGAAGAGAATGAGCAGAGAGTTGCTTCGTTTCTTCTCAGGCATCCA GAATTTGTTGTAGATACAGCTGACGGATATGTACCTCATGAGTTTGTCGCTGAAAATGGCTTTTATCACTGTAATCCTGTAAAGCATTCACTTGATGGAGCATTTGCAGCTCGTCTTATTCGATCTTATTGA
- the LOC113688180 gene encoding poly(A)-specific ribonuclease PARN isoform X1 — MNSSSKFYGTKIPVVRMLVVMKNLFTIRAFHKSLISLSSSTRHFCCSSSSSASTFAIKNVTKSNFESALNDLRLYVKDADFVAVDLEMTGVTSAPWRESFELDRFDIQYLKVKDSAEKFAAVQFGVCPFRWEPHRQSFVAHPHNFYIFPRQEIKGDDTSYEFLCQTTSINFLAKYQFDFNLCIREGVSYLSRSQEKEALGRLNARYKDRLLDSSSCWREGVDTKLVRVADILFSERLKNKIAEWHDGLLGDRNGASQTWKTSNDSKQQLKTIFFKMRPALDLTGFTSHQLRLIQLVVKNHFEDLVYACVAGESSSQQLIVYADSASDRDLLMKELKDCLCKEAEMKIKAAIGFRHVIDLLSSEKKLIVGHNSFLDIAHIYRKFIGPLPSTAKECVISIQKFFPYIVDTKVLLNASTVCQKILKKSSTSLSKAFALLCPQIASGVKTSGLADKRLVKVEVQVDNKRSLNWNSGAKHEAGYDAFMTGCVFAQACSHLGVDFTLNPSSVDLSHHEKLQEYINLLYLSWINGDIIDLKTGERKTDSICSKGFKAHHSKILFSNTVLLWGFPAKLKASEIRECFCKVFGSSSITFIYHLDKTAVFIQFSKEELVSDFLVLKETLERSNDPISVLHPLSKVLQGGRTRAASYEVYKQICSSTISKVFFADQAEAVGIEWNAKLSKPVLEVERQVDFEASENQLDTDARNETEIVSGIDPPLYMHSPTDELDSLCPAEAQMSK, encoded by the exons ATGAATAGTAGTAGTAAATTCTATGGAACTAAAATCCCAGTAGTAAGAATGTTAGTAGTAATGAAGAATCTCTTCACGATTAGGGCTTTTCATAAAAGCCTAATCTCTCTCTCCTCATCAACCCGCCATTTCTGCtgctcttcttcttcatcagctTCTACATTCGCTATTAAAAATGTTACAAAATCCAACTTTGAGTCCGCGCTCAACGACCTCCGGCTCTACGTTAAAGACGCCGACTTTGTCGCCGTCGATTTGGAAATGACCGGCGTCACCAGCGCTCCCTGGAGAGAGTCCTTCGAGCTCGACCGCTTTGATATTCAGTACCTCAAAGTTAAAGACTCCGCTGAGAAATTCGCCGCTGTCCAGTTCGGCGTTTGCCCTTTTCGATGGGAGCCGCACAGACAGTCCTTCGTTGCTCATCC GCATAACTTCTACATATTTCCGCgccaagaaattaagggggaTGATACATCATATGAATTTCTTTGCCAGACAACCTCTATCAATTTCTTGGCTAAATACCAGTTTGATTTCAATTTGTGTATACGTGAAG GAGTGTCTTATTTATCCAGAAGCCAAGAAAAGGAAGCATTGGGGCGGTTAAATGCGAGGTACAAGGACCGTCTACTTGATTCTTCTTCATGCTGGAGAGAAGGTGTAGACACTAAATTAGTAAGAGTTGCTGACATTCTGTTTTCTGAGAGACTCAAGAACAAAATCGCTGAATGGCATGATGGGTTGTTAGGAGATAGAAATGGAGCATCACAAACTTGGAagacatcaaatgattccaaacaACAATTAAAAACCATTTTCTTCAAGATGCGTCCAGCCCTTGATCTCACTGGCTTTACATCTCATCAACTAAGGTTGATTCAGTTG GTCGTAAAGAATCATTTTGAAGATCTTGTATATGCCTGTGTGGCTGGTGAAAGTTCCTCACAGCAGTTAATTGTCTACGCAGATTCAGCAAGTGATAGGGACTTACTTATG AAAGAATTGAAGGATTGCCTTTGCAAAGAAGCAGAAATGAAGATCAAAGCTGCTATTGGATTTCGACATGTTATTGATCTCCTCTCTTCTGAAAAAAAGTTGATTGTGGGTCACAATAGCTTTCTCG ATATTGCACATATATACCGAAAATTCATTGGTCCTCTTCCTTCGACTGCCAAAGAGTGTGTTATCTCTATCCAGAAGTTCTTCCCCTACATAGTAGATACAAAGGTGCTGCTGAATGCAAGCACTGTCtgtcaaaaaattttgaagaagaGTAGCACATCATTATCGAAAGCATTTGCCTTACTATGTCCACAAATTGCTTCGGGTGTTAAAACCTCTGGTTTGGCTGATAAACGACTTGTTAAAGTGGAGGTTCAAGTTGATAATAAGAG GTCCTTAAACTGGAACTCCGGAGCCAAGCATGAAGCTGGATATGATGCATTTATGACAGGTTGTGTTTTTGCCCAGGCATGCAGTCACCTTGGTGTTGATTTCACACTTAATCCATCATCGGTAGATTTGTCTCACCATGAGAAGCTTCAGGAGTACATCAATCTTCTCTATCTCAGCTGGATTAATGGAGATATCATTGACCTAAAAACTGGGGAACGTAAGACGGACTCTATTTGTTCTAAAGGCTTCAAAGCCCATCACTCGAAGATTTTGTTTTCAAACACAGTTCTGTTGTGGGGATTTCCGGCTAAGCTCAAGGCAAGTGAGATTAGAGAATGTTTTTGTAAAGTTTTTGGTTCATCTTCTATTACCTTCATCTACCACCTGGACAAAACTGCTGTCTTTATCCAGTTCAGCAAAGAAGAACTGGTATCAGATTTTCTGGTATTGAAGGAAACTTTAGAAAGAAGTAATGATCCAATCTCAGTTTTGCATCCCCTCTCAAAGGTATTGCAAGGGGGACGCACTCGTGCTGCCAGTTATGAGGTTTATAAACAGATATGCAGTTCAactatttcaaaagttttctttgCAGATCAGGCTGAGGCCGTTGGTATTGAATGGAACGCCAAATTGTCAAAACCTGTTTTAGAGGTGGAAAGACAGGTTGACTTTGAGGCCAGTGAAAATCAGCTTGACACTGATGCTCGCAATGAAACAGAGATAGTCTCTGGGATAGATCCTCCACTTTATATGCATAGCCCGACTGATGAACTGGATTCTTTGTGCCCCGCTGAAGCTCAGATGAGCAAATAA
- the LOC113688180 gene encoding poly(A)-specific ribonuclease PARN isoform X2, which translates to MNSSSKFYGTKIPVVRMLVVMKNLFTIRAFHKSLISLSSSTRHFCCSSSSSASTFAIKNVTKSNFESALNDLRLYVKDADFVAVDLEMTGVTSAPWRESFELDRFDIQYLKVKDSAEKFAAVQFGVCPFRWEPHRQSFVAHPHNFYIFPRQEIKGDDTSYEFLCQTTSINFLAKYQFDFNLCIREGVSYLSRSQEKEALGRLNARYKDRLLDSSSCWREGVDTKLVRVADILFSERLKNKIAEWHDGLLGDRNGASQTWKTSNDSKQQLKTIFFKMRPALDLTGFTSHQLRLIQLKELKDCLCKEAEMKIKAAIGFRHVIDLLSSEKKLIVGHNSFLDIAHIYRKFIGPLPSTAKECVISIQKFFPYIVDTKVLLNASTVCQKILKKSSTSLSKAFALLCPQIASGVKTSGLADKRLVKVEVQVDNKRSLNWNSGAKHEAGYDAFMTGCVFAQACSHLGVDFTLNPSSVDLSHHEKLQEYINLLYLSWINGDIIDLKTGERKTDSICSKGFKAHHSKILFSNTVLLWGFPAKLKASEIRECFCKVFGSSSITFIYHLDKTAVFIQFSKEELVSDFLVLKETLERSNDPISVLHPLSKVLQGGRTRAASYEVYKQICSSTISKVFFADQAEAVGIEWNAKLSKPVLEVERQVDFEASENQLDTDARNETEIVSGIDPPLYMHSPTDELDSLCPAEAQMSK; encoded by the exons ATGAATAGTAGTAGTAAATTCTATGGAACTAAAATCCCAGTAGTAAGAATGTTAGTAGTAATGAAGAATCTCTTCACGATTAGGGCTTTTCATAAAAGCCTAATCTCTCTCTCCTCATCAACCCGCCATTTCTGCtgctcttcttcttcatcagctTCTACATTCGCTATTAAAAATGTTACAAAATCCAACTTTGAGTCCGCGCTCAACGACCTCCGGCTCTACGTTAAAGACGCCGACTTTGTCGCCGTCGATTTGGAAATGACCGGCGTCACCAGCGCTCCCTGGAGAGAGTCCTTCGAGCTCGACCGCTTTGATATTCAGTACCTCAAAGTTAAAGACTCCGCTGAGAAATTCGCCGCTGTCCAGTTCGGCGTTTGCCCTTTTCGATGGGAGCCGCACAGACAGTCCTTCGTTGCTCATCC GCATAACTTCTACATATTTCCGCgccaagaaattaagggggaTGATACATCATATGAATTTCTTTGCCAGACAACCTCTATCAATTTCTTGGCTAAATACCAGTTTGATTTCAATTTGTGTATACGTGAAG GAGTGTCTTATTTATCCAGAAGCCAAGAAAAGGAAGCATTGGGGCGGTTAAATGCGAGGTACAAGGACCGTCTACTTGATTCTTCTTCATGCTGGAGAGAAGGTGTAGACACTAAATTAGTAAGAGTTGCTGACATTCTGTTTTCTGAGAGACTCAAGAACAAAATCGCTGAATGGCATGATGGGTTGTTAGGAGATAGAAATGGAGCATCACAAACTTGGAagacatcaaatgattccaaacaACAATTAAAAACCATTTTCTTCAAGATGCGTCCAGCCCTTGATCTCACTGGCTTTACATCTCATCAACTAAGGTTGATTCAGTTG AAAGAATTGAAGGATTGCCTTTGCAAAGAAGCAGAAATGAAGATCAAAGCTGCTATTGGATTTCGACATGTTATTGATCTCCTCTCTTCTGAAAAAAAGTTGATTGTGGGTCACAATAGCTTTCTCG ATATTGCACATATATACCGAAAATTCATTGGTCCTCTTCCTTCGACTGCCAAAGAGTGTGTTATCTCTATCCAGAAGTTCTTCCCCTACATAGTAGATACAAAGGTGCTGCTGAATGCAAGCACTGTCtgtcaaaaaattttgaagaagaGTAGCACATCATTATCGAAAGCATTTGCCTTACTATGTCCACAAATTGCTTCGGGTGTTAAAACCTCTGGTTTGGCTGATAAACGACTTGTTAAAGTGGAGGTTCAAGTTGATAATAAGAG GTCCTTAAACTGGAACTCCGGAGCCAAGCATGAAGCTGGATATGATGCATTTATGACAGGTTGTGTTTTTGCCCAGGCATGCAGTCACCTTGGTGTTGATTTCACACTTAATCCATCATCGGTAGATTTGTCTCACCATGAGAAGCTTCAGGAGTACATCAATCTTCTCTATCTCAGCTGGATTAATGGAGATATCATTGACCTAAAAACTGGGGAACGTAAGACGGACTCTATTTGTTCTAAAGGCTTCAAAGCCCATCACTCGAAGATTTTGTTTTCAAACACAGTTCTGTTGTGGGGATTTCCGGCTAAGCTCAAGGCAAGTGAGATTAGAGAATGTTTTTGTAAAGTTTTTGGTTCATCTTCTATTACCTTCATCTACCACCTGGACAAAACTGCTGTCTTTATCCAGTTCAGCAAAGAAGAACTGGTATCAGATTTTCTGGTATTGAAGGAAACTTTAGAAAGAAGTAATGATCCAATCTCAGTTTTGCATCCCCTCTCAAAGGTATTGCAAGGGGGACGCACTCGTGCTGCCAGTTATGAGGTTTATAAACAGATATGCAGTTCAactatttcaaaagttttctttgCAGATCAGGCTGAGGCCGTTGGTATTGAATGGAACGCCAAATTGTCAAAACCTGTTTTAGAGGTGGAAAGACAGGTTGACTTTGAGGCCAGTGAAAATCAGCTTGACACTGATGCTCGCAATGAAACAGAGATAGTCTCTGGGATAGATCCTCCACTTTATATGCATAGCCCGACTGATGAACTGGATTCTTTGTGCCCCGCTGAAGCTCAGATGAGCAAATAA